In a genomic window of Candidatus Thiothrix sulfatifontis:
- a CDS encoding symmetrical bis(5'-nucleosyl)-tetraphosphatase, producing the protein MATYAIGDLQGCYDPLMRLLDKLRFDPRQDTLWFAGDLVNRGKQSLETLRFVRSLRDAAVCVLGNHDISLLATHYGLRKAHKSLQSLLDAPDYSELITWLAQRPLLHVDTRLGYAMSHAGISPQWDLATAQACAREVEAELSSPRAADWLARVYGDQPDTWNPADSQPDRHRYILNAFTRMRYCRADGSLEFEAKGNPFEANKSAIVTTTELIPWFNYPMKHILGVTVLFGHWSTLGYHNENYVIALDTGCVWGGQLSAIRIDIKNQQPNCIRCDDYG; encoded by the coding sequence ATGGCTACTTACGCAATCGGTGATTTACAGGGGTGTTATGACCCACTCATGCGCCTTTTGGACAAACTGCGCTTTGACCCTCGGCAAGATACGCTGTGGTTTGCCGGGGATTTGGTGAATCGCGGCAAACAATCGCTGGAAACCTTACGCTTTGTACGTTCCCTGCGGGATGCGGCGGTGTGTGTTTTGGGCAACCATGACATCAGTTTGTTGGCGACGCATTATGGGCTACGTAAAGCGCACAAAAGTTTACAATCATTGCTGGATGCGCCCGATTACTCCGAATTGATTACCTGGTTGGCGCAACGCCCGCTGTTGCACGTCGATACCCGACTAGGGTACGCCATGAGCCATGCAGGAATTTCCCCGCAGTGGGATTTAGCCACCGCGCAAGCTTGCGCCCGTGAAGTTGAAGCCGAGCTTAGCAGCCCCCGCGCCGCCGACTGGTTAGCACGCGTTTACGGCGACCAACCGGATACTTGGAATCCGGCGGACAGTCAGCCAGACCGCCACCGCTACATCCTCAATGCATTCACCCGAATGCGCTATTGCCGAGCGGATGGCAGCCTCGAATTTGAGGCCAAAGGCAATCCGTTTGAGGCGAATAAATCAGCGATTGTAACCACGACGGAACTTATTCCGTGGTTTAACTATCCAATGAAACATATTCTGGGTGTGACCGTGTTATTTGGGCATTGGTCTACTTTGGGGTATCATAATGAAAATTATGTCATTGCGCTGGACACAGGCTGTGTATGGGGCGGTCAGCTCAGCGCCATTAGAATCGATATAAAAAATCAACAACCTAACTGCATTCGATGTGACGACTATGGCTGA
- a CDS encoding SPOR domain-containing protein, whose product MTKDFKQQAASGSAFGQYGLGWMVGGVAIGLIIGAGMYALANKGNVPATHATNPTSSNMTTSSVDDRATPTDSTLVGGDTPETAADAAPEPAPDEAPGFSYHAVLPQLEIDVPLAVQVEQQAAAPKPANEKKSAVVPPPKEADKKPALADTPKPETKKSAPAAISGSNAFQIGSYKTQDQAADMQSRLKKKGLNSRIEIANIQGATWFRVRVGPATSAEMLQQWQQTLSGMGISPLAIRM is encoded by the coding sequence ATGACCAAAGATTTCAAACAACAAGCAGCGTCTGGCAGTGCTTTTGGGCAATACGGTCTGGGCTGGATGGTCGGCGGCGTGGCTATTGGGCTCATTATCGGCGCGGGCATGTACGCCCTTGCCAACAAAGGCAACGTCCCGGCCACCCACGCTACCAACCCAACTAGCAGCAATATGACGACCAGCAGCGTCGATGATCGCGCAACCCCGACCGATTCCACGCTGGTCGGCGGCGATACGCCGGAAACGGCGGCAGATGCAGCGCCAGAACCTGCTCCCGATGAGGCGCCCGGCTTTAGCTATCACGCGGTATTGCCACAACTGGAAATAGACGTGCCACTTGCCGTACAAGTTGAACAACAAGCAGCCGCTCCCAAACCCGCCAACGAAAAAAAGTCAGCAGTCGTGCCACCGCCTAAAGAAGCAGACAAAAAACCCGCACTGGCGGATACCCCCAAACCAGAAACCAAGAAATCCGCTCCGGCAGCCATTAGCGGCTCTAACGCCTTCCAAATCGGTTCTTACAAAACCCAAGACCAAGCCGCCGACATGCAAAGCCGTTTGAAGAAAAAAGGGCTGAACAGCCGCATCGAAATCGCCAATATTCAGGGCGCAACCTGGTTTCGGGTGCGCGTAGGGCCTGCGACATCCGCTGAAATGCTGCAACAATGGCAACAAACGTTATCTGGAATGGGAATTAGCCCCTTAGCCATTCGTATGTAA
- a CDS encoding Bax inhibitor-1 family protein: MAYLDMNSGTLVANASETERAGFIRRTYLHLGGAIVAYAALTTVLIQSGAAKPLMQLMQGSMWSWLMVLALFMGASYFADKWAHSAISKEMQYAGLGMYVAALALISTPLLYGALNFAPNPNVLPSAALLTLMLAGGITFTAFTTRKNFSFLAPFLTVASFIAIGVILASMLFGFTLGLLFFGAMIVLAGAAMLYQTSQIIHEYHTDQHVGASLGLFSSVGLMFLNIVQFLMSLTGND, translated from the coding sequence ATGGCATACTTGGATATGAATTCGGGTACACTGGTTGCCAATGCCAGTGAAACCGAACGTGCGGGCTTCATTCGCCGCACTTACCTGCATTTGGGTGGCGCTATCGTCGCTTACGCGGCACTCACCACTGTATTGATTCAATCCGGCGCGGCTAAACCGCTGATGCAACTCATGCAAGGCAGCATGTGGAGCTGGTTGATGGTGTTGGCGCTCTTCATGGGCGCGTCGTATTTCGCCGACAAATGGGCGCATTCAGCGATTTCCAAAGAAATGCAGTACGCCGGTTTAGGCATGTACGTCGCTGCCCTTGCTCTGATTTCCACACCGCTGCTTTACGGTGCATTGAACTTTGCCCCCAACCCCAATGTGTTGCCCAGTGCAGCGCTGCTAACACTAATGTTGGCGGGCGGTATTACCTTCACTGCATTCACTACCCGTAAGAACTTTTCATTTTTAGCACCGTTTCTTACCGTTGCCAGCTTCATTGCAATAGGCGTGATTCTAGCCAGTATGCTGTTTGGGTTTACCTTGGGTTTGCTGTTTTTTGGCGCGATGATTGTGTTGGCGGGTGCAGCCATGTTGTATCAGACTTCACAAATAATTCATGAATACCACACCGATCAACATGTCGGTGCCTCATTGGGATTATTCTCCAGTGTCGGTTTAATGTTCTTGAATATTGTACAATTCCTGATGAGTTTAACAGGCAACGACTAA
- the mobA gene encoding molybdenum cofactor guanylyltransferase: MTDNNAPPRITGVILAGGQGSRMGGQDKGLLEFQSRPLVEHVLAALQPQVESILISANRNQEHYQRYQHPVISDTLGGFQGPLAGFSAAMQAATTPYILTVPCDAPEIAPDMAARLWAALQRDSAELAVAYDGERLQPVHALIAVKLLPSLQTFLANGDRKIDLWYAQHRTAIVDFSDCRQMFRNINTPQQQAALEKESKRSADNLAVLGVCAWSGTGKTTLLTALIPRLKAAGLRVTVIKHGHHQIELDSPGKDTYRFREAGADQVVLASRKRVAIMQECKTQRDPELTDVLRFVNPDCADLVLVEGFKHATMPKIEVHRPSVGKPLLYPDDNSVIALVTDDMTLAVPAHLSKLDLNQPDSIVEFILQWHAGFHLKM, encoded by the coding sequence ATGACGGATAACAACGCACCACCACGCATCACTGGCGTTATTCTGGCAGGCGGGCAAGGCAGCCGCATGGGTGGGCAGGACAAAGGCTTGCTGGAATTTCAAAGCCGCCCGTTGGTGGAACACGTGTTGGCGGCGTTGCAACCACAAGTCGAGAGTATTTTGATCAGTGCCAACCGCAATCAGGAACATTATCAGCGCTATCAGCACCCCGTGATCAGCGATACACTCGGCGGTTTTCAAGGGCCATTGGCGGGATTTTCCGCAGCAATGCAGGCAGCCACCACGCCGTACATTCTCACCGTGCCGTGCGATGCGCCGGAAATTGCGCCGGATATGGCGGCACGTTTGTGGGCGGCGTTGCAACGCGATTCCGCAGAACTCGCGGTGGCTTACGATGGCGAACGCTTGCAACCCGTACACGCACTGATTGCGGTGAAGTTATTGCCCAGCTTGCAGACGTTTCTTGCCAATGGCGACCGCAAAATCGACTTGTGGTACGCGCAACACCGCACCGCCATCGTCGATTTCAGCGATTGCCGCCAGATGTTTCGCAATATCAATACCCCGCAACAGCAGGCAGCACTGGAAAAAGAGAGCAAGCGTTCGGCGGATAATCTTGCGGTTCTCGGCGTGTGTGCGTGGAGCGGTACGGGCAAAACCACGTTACTAACCGCCTTGATTCCGCGCTTGAAAGCCGCCGGGTTGCGCGTGACCGTGATCAAACACGGGCACCATCAAATTGAACTGGACTCGCCGGGCAAGGATACCTACCGTTTCCGTGAAGCCGGGGCTGATCAAGTGGTGCTGGCTTCGCGCAAACGCGTGGCAATCATGCAAGAATGCAAAACCCAGCGCGACCCCGAATTAACCGACGTACTGCGTTTTGTAAACCCGGATTGCGCCGACTTGGTGCTGGTGGAAGGTTTTAAGCACGCTACCATGCCCAAAATCGAAGTACATCGCCCCTCTGTCGGTAAACCCTTGCTTTACCCCGATGATAACAGTGTGATTGCACTGGTGACGGATGACATGACGCTGGCTGTTCCAGCACACCTGAGCAAATTGGATCTCAACCAGCCGGATAGCATTGTCGAGTTCATTTTGCAATGGCACGCGGGATTTCATCTGAAAATGTGA